From one Paenibacillus sp. FSL K6-1330 genomic stretch:
- a CDS encoding ABC transporter permease subunit, protein MSETAAVQSTGTSPVQPNGKKPLGQRIKEFFIDYKRQWELQSMIIPGVIFMFIFCYIPIYGLTIAFKNYTVIDTLDSAPWVGLDNFKIILSDKYFWDSVVNTLGISFLKLAIGFVIPIILAIMIYEVGMGRFKKFVQTVSYLPHFLSWIVLGGMLITWFSTSGLFNEILLSLGLISQPQNILLDPSKYWWIATLSDIWKEAGWGTILYLAIMAKIDPTYYEAARIDGASRLRQIWNITLPNMKMIISLNLILTVSGLLGSNLDQTLVLMNSQNREKAEVINSYVYRMGMTQGDFSYATAVGLGVSIISVILLVTANKVTSKLNDNQSVL, encoded by the coding sequence CAAGCGGCAATGGGAGCTTCAATCGATGATCATTCCCGGCGTTATCTTCATGTTTATCTTCTGCTACATCCCGATTTACGGTTTGACGATTGCGTTTAAGAACTACACCGTTATCGATACGTTGGATTCCGCTCCGTGGGTGGGGCTGGATAATTTCAAAATTATTTTGTCGGACAAGTATTTTTGGGATTCCGTCGTTAACACGCTGGGCATCAGCTTCTTGAAATTGGCGATCGGCTTTGTCATTCCGATCATTCTGGCCATTATGATTTATGAGGTCGGCATGGGGCGTTTCAAAAAATTCGTCCAAACCGTGTCGTATCTGCCTCACTTCTTGTCCTGGATCGTATTGGGCGGCATGCTCATTACCTGGTTCTCGACATCCGGCTTGTTCAACGAGATATTGCTTAGTCTGGGCCTGATCTCGCAGCCGCAAAACATTTTGCTCGACCCGAGCAAATACTGGTGGATCGCGACTTTGTCGGATATATGGAAAGAGGCCGGATGGGGAACGATTCTGTATCTGGCGATCATGGCCAAGATTGATCCGACCTACTATGAGGCCGCAAGAATTGACGGGGCTAGCCGACTAAGACAGATTTGGAACATCACCTTACCGAACATGAAGATGATTATCAGCTTGAACCTGATCCTGACTGTAAGCGGTTTATTGGGATCGAATCTGGATCAAACCCTGGTGCTCATGAATTCGCAGAACCGGGAAAAGGCCGAGGTCATTAACTCGTACGTGTACCGGATGGGTATGACGCAGGGCGATTTCTCTTATGCGACCGCCGTTGGTTTGGGTGTATCCATCATCTCCGTCATTCTGCTTGTTACGGCCAACAAAGTGACCAGTAAATTGAATGATAATCAATCCGTCCTGTAG
- a CDS encoding carbohydrate ABC transporter permease codes for MNLKAAKGDLDSRIFDTINIILLVTFTIIIVVPLWNVVVSSFSSGRSLAEGGFIFWPTEFSLENYQAVFRDANIWNAFFISVAKTVIGVITHVFFCAMVGYGLSKKYVRGRKFYVAMGVVTMFFSGGMIPTYLLIKDLGLLNSFWVYIIPALLSFYDVIILMNFFRNVPDSLEESAKIDGGGDWRIFLSIFIPLSMPAMATIALFNGVGQWNDFMTTKLYITDQALYPLQMMLYEIIVQSQTQSMQNIGSVAIQTTTKGVQLATIVVTTLPIVVMYPILQRYFISGMMLGAVKE; via the coding sequence GTGAATTTGAAAGCAGCAAAAGGGGATCTCGATAGCCGGATCTTTGATACGATCAACATCATTTTACTGGTTACGTTTACCATCATCATTGTCGTTCCGTTATGGAACGTTGTCGTTTCATCCTTTAGCTCGGGCAGGTCTCTTGCCGAGGGCGGGTTCATCTTCTGGCCTACCGAATTCTCGCTTGAGAATTATCAGGCCGTGTTCAGGGATGCAAACATATGGAATGCCTTTTTCATCTCGGTGGCCAAAACCGTGATTGGTGTCATCACGCACGTGTTCTTCTGTGCCATGGTGGGTTACGGCTTGAGTAAAAAATACGTCCGCGGCCGCAAGTTCTATGTCGCAATGGGTGTCGTCACCATGTTTTTCTCGGGCGGCATGATTCCGACGTATTTGTTAATCAAAGACTTGGGGCTGTTAAACAGCTTCTGGGTTTATATTATCCCCGCTCTATTAAGCTTTTACGATGTCATTATTCTGATGAACTTCTTCCGAAACGTGCCGGATTCCCTGGAAGAGTCGGCGAAGATCGACGGCGGGGGCGACTGGAGGATTTTCCTGAGCATCTTTATTCCTCTTTCCATGCCGGCCATGGCGACGATTGCCTTGTTTAACGGGGTCGGGCAATGGAATGATTTTATGACAACCAAATTGTATATCACGGACCAAGCGCTCTATCCATTACAGATGATGCTGTATGAGATTATTGTGCAGTCCCAGACGCAATCGATGCAAAACATCGGGTCCGTCGCGATCCAGACGACCACCAAAGGGGTCCAACTAGCAACCATTGTCGTGACGACGCTGCCAATTGTTGTGATGTATCCAATATTACAGAGATATTTTATCTCCGGCATGATGCTCGGAGCTGTTAAAGAGTAG
- a CDS encoding sugar ABC transporter substrate-binding protein — MLMNKAFGKKGLTLITALMAVVLVVSGCGGSGGNSGSKKENWVSIEGRYTPDPETPAWQLDKKEETTELTWYVNADWWNTDFGKDVVTKKIKEDLNINIKFITGDDTKLNTFFAGGEMPDLITTFDSNSPVVQKAATWALPLNDLAEKYDPYFNKVAAQDTLNWFQLKDGKTYGYPNYSNTQEDYDSGNIPAKTAFIIRKDVYEALGKPVMGTPEEFQAVLADIKKQFPALIPLGFNSIGEGTGSLGDVLQDFIGVPLEENGGFYNRNLDEDYLTWVKAFNTVYRDGAISDDSFADDGTAFEEKVKAGKYATIMLDGTPQQGGNLQSFYSNNKGKEYIAIDGPQSTAGRKPMLNQSGITGWMISFITKKNADPAKSIQLFTYLLSEEGQMLMNYGIEGETYQVNADGTVEFLPAVKDLQMNNPDTFKKDYRMGEFMFFGHDRHKALSGDAFPDAIKQMQEWGKGKLTPHFILENINPDQGTPEARSLTAINTKWNSTLVSMIRSKDDAAYNNLLNEYKKFLDDNNWDKIVEVRNEKMKANKEKLGLK, encoded by the coding sequence ATGTTGATGAACAAAGCTTTTGGCAAGAAAGGACTTACGCTGATTACGGCACTGATGGCAGTTGTGCTGGTTGTGAGCGGCTGCGGCGGATCAGGCGGCAATTCCGGCTCCAAGAAGGAAAATTGGGTTTCGATCGAGGGTCGTTATACACCGGATCCCGAGACGCCGGCTTGGCAGCTGGATAAAAAAGAAGAGACGACCGAGCTGACTTGGTACGTGAATGCGGACTGGTGGAACACGGATTTTGGCAAGGACGTTGTAACCAAGAAGATTAAGGAAGACCTGAACATCAATATCAAATTCATCACGGGTGACGACACCAAGCTGAATACGTTTTTTGCCGGTGGGGAGATGCCGGATCTGATCACGACGTTTGACTCCAACTCCCCGGTCGTGCAGAAGGCGGCGACATGGGCGCTGCCGCTGAACGATCTTGCCGAGAAATATGATCCATACTTCAATAAGGTAGCGGCGCAGGATACGCTCAACTGGTTCCAACTGAAGGATGGCAAAACCTACGGATATCCGAACTACTCCAATACGCAGGAAGACTATGACAGCGGTAACATTCCGGCCAAAACGGCATTTATTATCCGCAAGGATGTTTACGAAGCGTTAGGTAAGCCTGTTATGGGAACGCCGGAAGAGTTCCAGGCCGTTCTCGCTGATATCAAGAAGCAATTTCCTGCTCTGATTCCACTCGGCTTCAACTCCATTGGTGAAGGAACGGGCTCGCTTGGCGACGTGCTGCAGGATTTCATCGGCGTGCCGTTGGAGGAGAATGGCGGTTTCTATAACCGTAACCTGGATGAAGATTATCTGACTTGGGTGAAAGCGTTCAATACCGTGTACCGGGACGGCGCGATTAGCGATGACAGTTTTGCCGATGACGGAACGGCTTTTGAAGAGAAGGTTAAAGCAGGCAAATACGCAACGATTATGCTAGACGGTACGCCGCAGCAGGGCGGTAACCTGCAAAGCTTCTACAGCAACAATAAAGGGAAAGAGTACATTGCAATTGACGGGCCGCAAAGCACGGCAGGGCGTAAGCCGATGTTGAATCAATCCGGCATCACCGGCTGGATGATTAGCTTCATTACGAAAAAAAATGCAGATCCTGCCAAGTCCATTCAGCTGTTCACGTACCTGCTAAGCGAAGAAGGACAAATGCTGATGAACTATGGCATCGAAGGCGAGACCTACCAAGTGAATGCGGACGGAACGGTTGAGTTCCTCCCTGCCGTGAAGGATCTTCAGATGAACAATCCGGATACGTTCAAGAAGGATTACCGCATGGGCGAATTCATGTTCTTCGGGCATGACCGCCATAAAGCGCTGAGCGGGGATGCTTTCCCGGATGCGATCAAGCAAATGCAGGAATGGGGAAAAGGCAAGCTGACGCCGCACTTTATTTTGGAGAATATCAACCCGGATCAGGGAACGCCGGAAGCGCGCTCTCTGACAGCCATCAATACAAAATGGAACTCCACGCTTGTCAGCATGATTCGTTCCAAGGATGATGCAGCCTACAACAACCTCTTAAACGAATACAAAAAGTTCCTGGACGATAACAACTGGGATAAAATCGTCGAAGTCCGCAATGAGAAGATGAAGGCGAACAAAGAGAAGCTGGGCCTGAAATGA
- a CDS encoding glycoside hydrolase family 30 beta sandwich domain-containing protein, with the protein MLNMTIYQSNGEEELFVRKDKEQLAPGTSDAQHTVVIDEEQTFQEMDGFGASFTDSAAYLIHQVLETKQRSELMTRLFDPNEGIGLSVLRQPMGASDYARDFYSYNDMPEGQTDVELNQFSIAHDEEDIIPLLKEALRLNPDVKLMGSPWSPPGWMKTSGSMIGGELKLEYYAVYANYFVRYIQGYEANGLPIYAITPQNEALYSPGHYPGMIMLPEAQSDFIKNHLKPQFVKNGIDTKILCYDHNWDKPDYPLTVFEQAGDAVDGVAWHWYGGKPSAQSEVFDAFPGKEVHFTEGSGGEWIPPFEQAFSNVMRTGIEILRNHSKSYVLWNMALDEKNGPAVPGFGKSTCRGIVTVNQQTKELTYTLDFYALAHFSKVIRPKAVRIASTSDESIRSVAFKNTDGSIAVVMFNDSEQEENAALHMQGTERLNLRLAPKSAVSVLIEE; encoded by the coding sequence ATGCTGAACATGACCATCTACCAGTCAAACGGGGAAGAGGAATTATTCGTTAGGAAAGACAAGGAGCAGCTAGCTCCCGGAACTTCGGACGCGCAGCATACGGTTGTTATCGATGAGGAGCAGACGTTTCAGGAGATGGACGGCTTCGGCGCGTCCTTCACGGACTCCGCTGCTTATCTGATCCATCAAGTGCTGGAGACGAAGCAGCGTTCGGAGCTCATGACACGATTGTTCGATCCGAACGAAGGTATCGGGTTATCCGTACTCCGCCAACCGATGGGCGCATCCGATTACGCGCGAGACTTCTACAGCTACAATGATATGCCTGAGGGCCAAACGGATGTGGAACTGAATCAGTTCTCCATTGCGCATGACGAGGAAGATATCATTCCTCTCCTGAAGGAAGCGCTGCGGTTGAACCCGGATGTCAAGCTAATGGGTTCCCCATGGAGTCCGCCAGGCTGGATGAAAACGAGCGGGTCGATGATCGGCGGAGAGCTGAAACTTGAATACTATGCGGTGTATGCTAATTATTTTGTACGTTACATTCAGGGGTATGAAGCCAACGGGCTGCCGATTTATGCGATCACGCCGCAAAATGAGGCATTGTATTCGCCAGGACATTACCCCGGCATGATCATGCTGCCCGAGGCGCAAAGCGATTTCATCAAGAACCATCTGAAGCCGCAATTCGTTAAGAACGGCATTGATACAAAAATCCTTTGTTATGACCATAACTGGGACAAGCCGGACTACCCGCTGACCGTTTTTGAGCAAGCGGGTGACGCCGTGGATGGTGTCGCTTGGCACTGGTACGGCGGCAAGCCGTCGGCCCAATCCGAAGTGTTCGATGCATTTCCGGGGAAAGAGGTTCATTTCACGGAAGGATCAGGCGGGGAGTGGATTCCGCCGTTCGAGCAGGCCTTCTCCAATGTGATGCGAACCGGAATCGAGATACTCCGCAATCACAGCAAGTCTTATGTGCTGTGGAACATGGCGCTGGACGAGAAGAACGGACCTGCCGTGCCGGGCTTTGGCAAAAGCACCTGCCGCGGCATTGTGACGGTGAATCAGCAAACGAAGGAGCTTACCTATACGCTGGATTTCTATGCACTGGCGCATTTTAGCAAGGTGATCCGTCCGAAAGCGGTTCGTATTGCTTCTACCAGCGATGAGTCCATCCGTTCGGTAGCATTCAAGAATACGGACGGTTCGATTGCCGTCGTTATGTTTAACGACAGCGAGCAAGAGGAGAATGCTGCACTGCATATGCAGGGAACGGAGCGGCTTAACCTCCGCCTTGCACCGAAAAGTGCCGTGTCCGTTTTAATAGAGGAGTAA
- a CDS encoding PrpR N-terminal domain-containing protein: MTIKTLFIAPYPAMSHLIEECRKEEPELEVRVEVGNLLEAVPLAKEGERLGYDVIISRGGTAKLIEPEVGIPVIDVHVSGYDMLRVLTLANHFPGKKAIVGFSNITLGAKAITDVLDIEVDVFTVEKAQEVDRLLEDLKAKGFELIMGDVVTMEAAAKHHLEGILIQSGREAIFDAFQKAKSAFRLHERTQWEISFLQTLLEETAANLTVLDAEGEVVYEQWPDFGSCPLPVEALQADLRLNREAEASILIHENGTRKLKQKRTLKVIQGKRYYLYTFSEVKQNGEAAGYHVEAITQLPMLISQSEAMHGCLQRIEDLLDSRILILIGEAGTGKQLLSRYIHYRKNEGQGLYVRLTAKQAMALSGKDEEEAWDNDIRTLYIHGLETIAPQEMTNLKPWMNEMKDRGFTIILSLEKDDSNYHPLLLDEEAARIAVPALRERREDIKPLVTYYIASYHGTLGTSPIKIKDEAILLLTQYDWPGNVSELKILLQDAVTEEKGYVIGKPLISRLLAKKEEHPSAAMGPEFLRGTLDEIEKRIIDAIMEEEQFNQTKVAERLGINRSTLWRKLKQ; the protein is encoded by the coding sequence ATGACCATTAAAACGTTATTTATTGCTCCGTATCCCGCTATGAGCCATTTAATAGAAGAATGCCGGAAGGAAGAGCCGGAGCTGGAAGTCCGAGTCGAGGTCGGCAATTTACTAGAAGCGGTTCCTCTGGCAAAAGAAGGCGAACGCCTGGGATATGACGTGATCATTAGCCGGGGCGGTACGGCCAAGCTGATCGAGCCCGAGGTGGGCATTCCCGTTATCGATGTCCATGTTTCAGGCTATGACATGCTGCGCGTGCTCACCTTGGCCAATCATTTTCCAGGCAAAAAAGCCATTGTGGGCTTCTCCAATATTACGCTCGGAGCCAAAGCCATTACCGATGTGCTGGATATCGAGGTGGATGTGTTCACGGTAGAGAAGGCGCAAGAGGTGGACCGGCTGCTGGAGGATCTGAAGGCGAAGGGCTTCGAATTAATCATGGGCGATGTGGTGACGATGGAGGCAGCCGCCAAGCACCACTTGGAAGGGATTCTGATCCAATCCGGGCGCGAGGCCATTTTCGATGCGTTTCAAAAGGCCAAGTCGGCGTTTCGGTTACATGAACGGACGCAGTGGGAAATATCCTTTCTGCAAACACTGCTGGAGGAAACGGCCGCGAACCTTACCGTATTGGATGCTGAGGGAGAGGTTGTATATGAACAGTGGCCGGATTTCGGTTCCTGTCCGCTCCCTGTGGAAGCCTTACAAGCCGATCTTCGGCTAAACCGGGAGGCGGAGGCCTCCATCCTGATACATGAAAACGGAACCCGGAAGCTTAAACAGAAAAGGACGCTGAAAGTGATACAGGGAAAACGGTACTACCTGTACACTTTTTCCGAGGTGAAGCAGAATGGGGAGGCCGCAGGCTATCATGTCGAGGCGATCACCCAATTGCCGATGTTGATTTCGCAAAGCGAAGCGATGCACGGTTGCCTGCAGCGGATCGAGGATCTACTGGACAGCCGCATCCTGATTCTCATCGGTGAAGCCGGAACAGGCAAGCAGCTGCTCTCCCGGTATATTCATTACCGCAAGAACGAAGGCCAGGGCTTGTATGTCCGGCTTACCGCAAAGCAGGCCATGGCCTTGTCGGGAAAAGACGAAGAAGAAGCTTGGGACAACGATATCCGCACGCTCTACATCCATGGATTGGAAACGATCGCTCCACAAGAAATGACGAATTTGAAGCCGTGGATGAACGAGATGAAAGACCGGGGGTTCACGATCATCCTCTCGCTGGAAAAGGATGATTCGAATTATCATCCACTCCTGCTGGACGAGGAGGCGGCAAGAATCGCCGTGCCGGCTCTGCGTGAGCGCAGGGAGGACATCAAGCCGCTGGTGACTTATTATATTGCGTCCTATCATGGAACGTTAGGGACTTCACCAATCAAGATCAAGGATGAAGCGATTCTCCTGCTGACCCAGTACGATTGGCCGGGCAACGTGTCGGAACTGAAAATCCTGCTCCAGGACGCAGTGACGGAGGAGAAGGGCTACGTGATCGGCAAGCCACTCATTTCCCGGCTTCTAGCCAAGAAGGAAGAACATCCGTCAGCTGCGATGGGCCCTGAGTTTCTTCGCGGTACGCTGGATGAGATCGAGAAGAGGATTATCGACGCGATTATGGAGGAAGAACAATTTAATCAGACGAAGGTTGCGGAACGGCTCGGAATCAACCGTTCGACCCTGTGGAGAAAGCTGAAACAATAG
- a CDS encoding 2-keto-3-deoxygluconate permease encodes MKIKATLDRIPGGMMVVPLLIAAVINTFAPDLLRIGNFTESLFVNGSSTLIALFLLCTGAQINVKSFGVSVGKGATLLVTKWVVGAAFGLIAYLFAGENGLWLGLAPIAVIAAMTNSNGGLFVALVGQYGSKEDRAAYSLLALNDGPFLTMVALSIFGAMGFVDGMFSFVSFISVLLPIIVGMVLGNLDEEMRKFLDKGSSMLIPFFAFALGMGIDFGAIVDGGLSGIILGLLTVFVTGTAGYFVFKALKWNPIVGAAEGSTAGNAVATPAAIGVANASFAAFTDIATVQVAASVVTTAILLPLYVGFLVKRLEKKGHSFDTNTADAES; translated from the coding sequence ATGAAGATTAAAGCGACGTTGGATCGGATTCCTGGAGGTATGATGGTGGTGCCGTTGCTTATTGCAGCAGTCATCAACACCTTTGCACCGGATCTACTCCGGATCGGGAATTTCACGGAGTCTCTATTTGTAAACGGTTCAAGTACATTGATTGCGCTGTTCCTCCTCTGTACGGGGGCACAGATTAACGTCAAGTCCTTTGGTGTTTCCGTCGGAAAAGGGGCCACGCTGCTTGTCACGAAGTGGGTGGTCGGCGCAGCGTTCGGTCTGATTGCTTACCTGTTTGCCGGAGAGAATGGATTGTGGCTGGGTTTGGCGCCGATTGCCGTCATTGCGGCGATGACCAACAGTAATGGGGGATTGTTCGTAGCCTTGGTAGGCCAATACGGCAGTAAGGAAGACCGTGCCGCCTATTCACTGCTTGCCCTGAATGACGGACCTTTCCTCACCATGGTTGCGTTATCGATCTTCGGCGCCATGGGATTCGTGGACGGCATGTTCTCCTTCGTGTCCTTTATCTCCGTTCTTCTTCCGATTATTGTAGGGATGGTGCTGGGTAATCTGGATGAAGAGATGCGCAAGTTTTTGGACAAAGGCAGCTCCATGCTGATTCCGTTCTTTGCATTTGCGCTCGGAATGGGCATTGACTTCGGAGCGATCGTGGATGGCGGCTTGTCGGGTATCATTCTTGGATTACTGACGGTTTTTGTTACAGGTACGGCAGGATACTTTGTGTTTAAAGCATTGAAATGGAATCCGATCGTGGGGGCTGCGGAAGGCTCCACAGCCGGTAATGCCGTGGCTACGCCTGCCGCGATTGGGGTGGCGAATGCATCCTTTGCGGCATTTACCGATATTGCGACGGTGCAGGTTGCAGCGTCCGTGGTAACGACCGCCATCCTGCTTCCTTTATATGTCGGATTTTTAGTGAAGCGTCTAGAGAAGAAAGGGCACTCATTTGATACAAATACAGCAGATGCCGAATCATAG
- a CDS encoding four-carbon acid sugar kinase family protein: MIKQIGIIADDLTGANDSGVQLAKKGLVSTVVFDHRHYRQDTRAEVLIVDTDSRAKRSVDAYEAAYEAAHFLEEQGCRHIYKKLDSTLRGNVAEELRAVQKVFQPDLVLIAPAFPKMNRTTVQGHHYVQGVLITETEFAKDPKTPVMESYIPKLLQKEGEPEAVLVSSSQVRQPAEQFMPWLQSKLAEGQTWFVCDSETEADLQAISALFSQLDKKILWAGSAGLIEYLPEALSLTSMEKGSQDWAQADKALIVSGSLSQTTRRQLRAVEDMPDSLMLEIDPAALIRETYDTEEALQQIAQDMDKRYLVLYVDASEENRRLAKEAGDERGLSSTEVSEAISLGLGRMTKAILQAYAEIQGLVLTGGDTAKAICIELGMGEMQLYSEVEPGLPFGRLQGMEKGYWTVTKAGGFGNDQSLVDSLHYITNKKKVRT; the protein is encoded by the coding sequence GTGATAAAACAAATTGGAATCATCGCGGACGATTTGACCGGTGCGAATGACTCTGGCGTACAATTGGCGAAGAAGGGACTGGTTTCCACCGTTGTATTCGATCATCGCCATTACCGTCAGGACACCCGTGCCGAAGTGTTGATCGTGGATACGGATAGCAGGGCGAAACGCAGCGTGGACGCCTATGAAGCGGCGTACGAAGCCGCTCATTTCCTTGAAGAGCAGGGTTGCCGCCACATCTACAAGAAGCTGGACTCCACCTTGCGCGGGAATGTTGCAGAGGAACTGCGGGCGGTGCAGAAGGTATTCCAACCGGACTTGGTGCTGATCGCCCCGGCTTTTCCAAAAATGAACCGTACGACGGTACAGGGACATCACTATGTTCAAGGTGTACTGATCACCGAGACGGAGTTTGCCAAGGATCCCAAAACGCCCGTCATGGAAAGCTATATCCCGAAGCTGCTGCAGAAGGAAGGAGAGCCTGAGGCGGTGCTGGTTTCATCAAGTCAAGTGCGACAGCCCGCCGAGCAATTTATGCCATGGCTCCAATCCAAGCTAGCGGAAGGTCAAACCTGGTTTGTATGCGATAGTGAGACGGAAGCGGATTTGCAGGCGATATCGGCATTATTTTCACAGCTGGACAAGAAGATTCTATGGGCTGGTTCTGCCGGACTAATCGAATACTTGCCGGAGGCGCTGTCTCTGACTTCCATGGAGAAGGGGAGCCAAGACTGGGCCCAGGCGGATAAGGCGCTGATCGTATCAGGAAGCTTGTCCCAAACGACCCGGCGACAGCTTCGTGCCGTCGAAGATATGCCTGACTCGTTGATGCTGGAGATCGATCCGGCCGCACTGATTCGTGAAACTTACGATACAGAGGAGGCCCTGCAGCAAATCGCACAGGATATGGACAAGCGCTACCTGGTCCTGTACGTGGACGCTTCGGAAGAAAACCGCAGACTTGCAAAAGAAGCAGGGGATGAGCGAGGATTATCTTCAACCGAGGTAAGCGAAGCGATCTCCCTGGGACTCGGAAGAATGACAAAAGCCATTTTACAGGCATACGCTGAGATCCAGGGGTTGGTATTAACCGGCGGTGATACGGCTAAGGCTATCTGTATCGAACTTGGAATGGGAGAAATGCAGCTGTATTCGGAAGTAGAGCCCGGCCTGCCGTTCGGAAGGCTTCAGGGCATGGAGAAAGGTTACTGGACCGTCACCAAAGCCGGGGGCTTCGGCAATGATCAATCCCTGGTAGATTCCTTGCACTATATAACAAATAAGAAAAAGGTGAGAACATGA
- the pdxA gene encoding 4-hydroxythreonine-4-phosphate dehydrogenase PdxA — MSQHKPVIGITMGDAAGVGPEIILKSLMNEEMYHISHPVVIGDVKILERAKAFVGSDLAIEVITADELEQVDYRFGTVHVLDLDLLPADLPIGQVAPEAGHAAFKFLETAIELAKDHKIQAICTAPLNKEALHKGGHKYPGHTEILADLTGTTDYSMMLSAPNLKVIHVTTHVGIIDAVRSINPERVYHVIKLAHETLQKSGIAAPRIAVCGINPHAGENGLFGYGEEEEKVIPGVEKAQAEGIQVVGPLPADTLFFRTVRGDFDIVVAMYHDQGHGPVKVLGLDAGVNITVGLPIIRTSVDHGTAFDIAGQGIADEKSLMEAIRQAAELAPKV, encoded by the coding sequence ATGAGCCAGCATAAACCGGTTATCGGGATTACAATGGGAGACGCCGCAGGCGTAGGTCCTGAAATTATACTCAAGAGCCTCATGAATGAGGAGATGTATCATATTAGTCACCCGGTTGTGATCGGGGACGTGAAGATATTGGAGCGGGCAAAGGCCTTTGTGGGCAGTGACTTGGCTATAGAAGTGATTACTGCCGATGAGCTCGAGCAGGTGGACTACCGTTTTGGCACGGTTCATGTGCTTGATCTGGATCTGCTCCCAGCGGACTTGCCGATTGGACAAGTTGCTCCGGAAGCTGGACACGCCGCGTTTAAATTTTTGGAGACGGCCATCGAATTGGCGAAGGATCATAAAATTCAGGCTATATGCACCGCTCCGCTGAATAAGGAAGCCCTGCATAAAGGGGGCCATAAATATCCGGGCCATACGGAGATTCTGGCGGATTTGACCGGAACGACGGACTACTCCATGATGCTGTCTGCACCGAATCTGAAGGTCATTCACGTTACGACGCATGTTGGCATCATCGACGCTGTCCGTTCGATAAACCCGGAGCGCGTATACCATGTCATTAAGCTTGCTCATGAGACACTGCAGAAGTCCGGCATCGCCGCTCCGCGGATTGCCGTTTGCGGAATCAATCCTCACGCCGGCGAGAACGGATTGTTCGGATATGGCGAAGAGGAAGAGAAAGTCATACCTGGCGTCGAGAAGGCACAGGCGGAAGGAATCCAGGTCGTAGGCCCGCTGCCGGCCGATACGCTGTTCTTCCGGACGGTTCGCGGTGACTTTGACATCGTAGTGGCTATGTATCACGATCAGGGGCATGGTCCCGTCAAAGTGCTTGGCTTGGATGCAGGCGTCAACATTACCGTTGGCCTTCCGATTATCCGCACCAGCGTCGATCACGGAACGGCGTTCGACATTGCCGGTCAAGGCATCGCCGACGAGAAAAGCTTGATGGAAGCGATCCGTCAGGCGGCGGAGCTGGCGCCTAAAGTCTAA